From Xenopus tropicalis strain Nigerian chromosome 3, UCB_Xtro_10.0, whole genome shotgun sequence, the proteins below share one genomic window:
- the LOC100493271 gene encoding prolactin-releasing peptide receptor — protein sequence MYWVTFLCGVLNKWKNIHCVLRLSFIVLHFLVPLSFKKMETTIGWSYEPENLTIYMVNKNGSNASAPFTGVQLIQSYKPLFIPCYTLVVLIGIFGNYLLLYVICRTRKMHNVTNFFIGNLAFSDMLMCATCVPFTLAYAFNPQGWVFGKFMCYFVFLMQPVTVYVSVFTLTAIAVDRYYATVHPLKKRISVTTCIYVLMGIWLLSCALVGPAIAHTYHVEFQQEGFTICEEFWMGKETERLAYAYSTLIITYILPLSAVSLSYICITVKLKNRVVPGHPTQSQAEFDRLRKRKIFRLIVLVVTAFGICWLPIHVFNIIRDIDINLINKHYFLHIQLFCHWFAMSSSCCNPFLYAWLHDRFRSELRKMFTFKRKIIPTNNCVAVSVML from the exons CTTAGGCTTTCATTCATTGTATTACATTTTCTAGTgccattgtcctttaaaaaaatggagaCCACAATTGGTTGGAGCTATGAACCAGAAAATTTAACCATCTATATGGTGAACAAGAACGGCTCAAATGCTAGTGCTCCGTTCACAGGTGTCCAGCTTATCCAGTCCTACAAACCCCTCTTCATACCTTGCTACACCCTGGTGGTACTGATTGGGATTTTTGGAAACTACCTTCTCCTGTATGTCATTTGTCGGACCAGGAAGATGCACAACGTCACCAACTTCTTTATTGGGAACCTGGCTTTTTCTGACATGCTGATGTGTGCCACCTGCGTGCCTTTTACGTTGGCATATGCATTTAACCCACAGGGATGGGTTTTCGGGAAGTTTATGTGCTATTTTGTATTCTTGATGCAGCCAGTGACTGTTTATGTGTCTGTGTTTACCCTGACGGCTATTGCTGTGGACAG ATACTATGCAACAGTGCACCCTCTAAAGAAAAGAATCTCTGTGACCACCTGCATATATGTCTTGATGGGTATCTGGCTTCTGTCCTGTGCCCTTGTTGGACCAGCTATTGCTCATACATATCATGTGGAGTTCCAACAGGAAGGGTTCACCATCTGTGAAGAATTCTGGATGGGTAAAGAGACAGAAAGGTTGGCCTATGCTTACAGTACCCTTATTATCACATACATTCTACCTCTGTCTGCGGTCTCACTGTCTTACATCTGCATCACTGTCAAGCTGAAAAACCGAGTTGTCCCTGGCCACCCCACACAGAGCCAGGCGGAATTTGATAGGCTGCGCAAGAGGAAGATATTCAGACTCATTGTGCTGGTGGTGACAGCCTTTGGGATATGCTGGCTACCTATTCATGTTTTCAACATAATCCGAGACATTGACATTAATTTGATCAACAAGCACTACTTCCTACATATTCAGCTTTTTTGTCACTGGTTTGCAATGAGCTCCTCCTGCTGCAACCCATTCCTTTATGCTTGGCTGCATGACAGATTCCGTAGTGAGTTAAGAAAAATGTTCACATTCAAGCGTAAGATCATTCCGACTAACAACTGTGTAGCAGTCAGCGTAATGCTCTAA